The Malus domestica chromosome 13, GDT2T_hap1 genome includes a window with the following:
- the LOC103452287 gene encoding PHD finger protein MALE MEIOCYTE DEATH 1-like: MSTTHPFSNFCSGPHRFLGAFRDNVLEFVQEFDNLGEFLHGMNVWRRQLTVEGQGVTVPLYIIEEDVKKLSKRQTCDHCRITGWSKHLLCNRSYHVIILSEEDWNKPLQNGVLDLQNHIMYGLIHSDGYGHLLGIRGHDAGSAHLSGTEIMDLWDRMCTLLRTRAICVKDNSMKAGMDLRLLFGVACGRSWFDKWGYKFYRGSYGISRFAYVDSLNHIGSLELSKMTESSFGHQLQALLSRYRDFRTLKDLLSHLVGMIHEAENMKRNSRNVDDIKELKDNSKCKADKIRIAVNQFKEILGNGAPLMPRKALREAAVDLARANKQANRPSVGATAVLDHVLSNLDNVVVDEHHIFARTITKDHNGRDVYHLQLKEVPWEGQIYNRTCNDIKRLYDSYVKMEGLPGADSNGEVKKVKECVQIIQNCKHFVKEFDIAAQGESLPLTFICQIPWPNIDWRDEHHSKKIQEERESPIGDMVVVVPGDATIGDLKENAQKGLKDSYYFIKECFELSNIML; encoded by the exons ATGTCAACCACACACCCTTTTAGTAACTTTTGCAGTGGCCCTCATCGATTCTTGGGAGCATTCCGCGACAACGTTTTGGAATTTGTTCAAGAATTCGATAATCTTGGTGAGTTTCTGCATGGCATGAACGTTTGGCGCAGGCAGCTTACAGTGGAAGGACAAGGTGTTACGGTCCCCCTCTACATCATTGAAGAAGATGTGAAGAAACTGTCCAAACGACAGACTTGTGACCATTGCCGGATAACAG GTTGGAGCAAGCATCTCCTGTGCAACCGATCATACCATGTGATTATTCTGTCGGAAGAGGATTGGAATAAGCCTCTACAGAATGGTGTGCTTGATCTGCAGAACCACATCATGTATGGCTTGATTCACTCTGATGGTTACGGCCATTTATTGGGCATAAGGGGACATGATGCGGGCTCTGCTCATCTTAGTGGCACTGAGATTATGGACTTGTGGGACAGAATGTGTACTCTTCTTAGGACCAG AGCAATCTGTGTTAAAGACAATTCTATGAAAGCTGGGATGGATCTTCGATTGTTGTTCGGAGTCGCTTGCGGACGTTCGTGGTTTGACAAGTGGGGATACAAGTTCTATCGTGGAAGCTACGGGATCAGTCGCTTCGCATACGTTGATTCACTGAACCACATTGGGTCACTAGAGCTTTCAAAGATGACCGAGTCCTCCTTTGGCCACCAGTTGCAAGCATTACTTTCGCGATACAGGGACTTTCGAACGCTCAAAGATCTTCTCTCCCATCTTGTTGGGATGATTCATGAGGCAGAAAATATGAAGAGGAATAGCAGGAATGTTGATGACATAAAGGAGCTCAAGGACAATAGCAAATGCAAAGCTGACAAAATCCGCATAGCAGTGAATCAATTCAAGGAGATACTAGGCAATGGTGCTCCTTTGATGCCCCGAAAAGCGTTACGGGAAGCAGCGGTTGACTTGGCTCGAGCAAACAAGCAAGCTAACAGGCCATCAGTAGGGGCTACCGCCGTTCTAGATCATGTGTTGTCCAACCTAGACAACGTGGTGGTTGATGAACATCACATTTTTGCCCGTACAATCACAAAGGACCACAATGGTAGGGATGTTTATCATTTGCAGCTGAAGGAGGTACCATGGGAAGGACAAATATACAATCGTACATGCAATGATATAAAACGTCTCTATGACTCTTATGTGAAGATGGAGGGATTACCCGGAGCAGACTCAAACGGAGAAGTAAAGAAAGTAAAGGAGTGTGTTCAAATTATACAGAATTGTAAACATTTTGTGAAAGAATTTGACATTGCTGCACAAGGGGAATCTTTGCCACTGACATTCATATGTCAAATTCCATGGCCAAACATTGATTGGAGGGATGAGCATCACTCCAAGAAAATCCAAGAGGAAAGGGAGTCACCAATTGGAGACATGGTGGTTGTTGTTCCAGGTGATGCAACTATTGGAGATTTGAAGGAAAATGCACAGAAGGGACTGAAGGACAGTTACTATTTCATAaaagaatgctttgaattgtccAACATAATGCTTTGA
- the LOC103451690 gene encoding uncharacterized protein At1g26090, chloroplastic isoform X1 — protein MALLLLPNSFSLSLLRNPTAPPTGHTIRRTRHRFLALAASSSDSEDDKNNASSQRSTKLVTFLGKGGSGKTTSAVFAAQHFAMAGFSTCLVIHTQDPTAEFLLNRKIGTSPTLCSPNLSALRFETTKMLLGPLKQLKQADARLNMTQGVLEGIVGEELGVLPGMDPIFSALALERLVQFFRNVAQRYRNEDNFDVIIYDGMSSEEMLRMIGAARKARLYLKYLRNTAEKTDLGRFAGPSVLRLVDEAMSISSSTPHLNGKMSAEIWDSLEQMLERGSSAFSEPEKFGCFLVIDPDNPMSVHAALRYWGCTIQAGAQVSGAFAIASRHKNTESEERLKKNFSPLPFASIPNISLGSPLDWNAIIQDTFSESARNLLSMTASGGGNLTPSVKFDAARKSVTLFMPGFDKSEIKLYQYRGGSELLVEAGDQRRVIHLPSKIQGKVGGAKFMDRNLVITMR, from the exons ATGGCTTTACTTCTCCTTCCTAACTCCTTCTCTTTGTCCCTTCTTCGAAACCCTACTGCTCCGCCGACAGGACATACAATAAGAAGAACAAGACACCGGTTTCTCGCATTGGCGGCGTCTTCCTCGGACTCGGAGGATGACAAGAATAATGCTTCTTCTCAGAGGTCAACCAAGTTGGTCACTTTCTTGGGGAAAGGTGGGTCCGGAAAGACCACCTCCGCCGTTTTCGCCGCTCAG CATTTTGCAATGGCAGGGTTTAGCACATGCTTGGTGATACACACACAAGATCCCACTGCTGAGTTCCTTCTAAACCGAAAAATCGGAACTTCTCCAACATTGTGCAGCCCCAACCTTTCTGCTCTTAGATTTGAAACCACCAAA ATGCTTTTAGGACCTCTGAAACAGCTAAAGCAAGCGGATGCGCGCCTTAATATGACGCAAGGAGTTCTGGAAGGG ATTGTCGGAGAAGAGCTTGGGGTGCTTCCTGGGATGGACCCTATATTTTCCGCATTAGCGCTTGAGAGGCTTGTTCAATTCTTTAGGAATGTGGCACAAAGATACCGCAACGAAGATAATTTTGATGTAATAATATATGATGGTATGAGCTCTGAGGAAATGCTGCGGATGATTGGTGCAGCTAGAAAAGCAAG GTTGTACTTGAAATACCTGCGGAACACGGCTGAGAAAACTGACCTTGGGAGGTTTGCCGGCCCTTCAGTTCTGAGACTGGTGGACGAAGCCATGAGTATAAGCAGCAGTACACCTCATCTCAATGGGAAAATGAGTGCAGAAATATGGGACAGTCTGGAACAAATGTTGGAG AGAGGGTCATCTGCTTTCTCAGAACCTGAAAAATTTGGCTGCTTCCTAGTGATTGACCCAGACAACCCAATGTCCGTTCATGCTGCATTACGCTATTGGGGTTGCACAATCCAAGCTGGTGCACAGGTTTCCGGAGCCTTTGCTATTGCTTCACGACATAAAAACACAGAATCAGAGGAAAGACTCAAGAAAAACTTTTCACCCTTGCCTTTTGCTAGCATTCCAAATATTTCCTTGGGTTCCCCTCTAGATTGGAATGCGATCATACAGGACACGTTCAGTGAAAGTGCACGAAATCTGCTTTCTATGACAGCAAGTGGCGGTGGTAACCTAACGCCCTCAGTAAAGTTTGATGCAGCCAGAAAATCAGTAACCCTTTTCATGCCAGGTTTTGACAAGTCAGAGATCAAGCTATACCAA TATAGGGGAGGATCTGAGTTGCTGGTGGAAGCAGGGGATCAAAGACGCGTAATTCATCTGCCTTCGAAAATTCAAGGGAAGGTTGGAGGTGCCAAGTTCATGGACAGAAATCTTGTAATCACAATGCGATAG
- the LOC103451690 gene encoding uncharacterized protein At1g26090, chloroplastic isoform X2: MTRIMLLLRGQPSWSLSWGKVGPERPPPPFSPLRYLCNHFAMAGFSTCLVIHTQDPTAEFLLNRKIGTSPTLCSPNLSALRFETTKMLLGPLKQLKQADARLNMTQGVLEGIVGEELGVLPGMDPIFSALALERLVQFFRNVAQRYRNEDNFDVIIYDGMSSEEMLRMIGAARKARLYLKYLRNTAEKTDLGRFAGPSVLRLVDEAMSISSSTPHLNGKMSAEIWDSLEQMLERGSSAFSEPEKFGCFLVIDPDNPMSVHAALRYWGCTIQAGAQVSGAFAIASRHKNTESEERLKKNFSPLPFASIPNISLGSPLDWNAIIQDTFSESARNLLSMTASGGGNLTPSVKFDAARKSVTLFMPGFDKSEIKLYQYRGGSELLVEAGDQRRVIHLPSKIQGKVGGAKFMDRNLVITMR, translated from the exons ATGACAAGAATAATGCTTCTTCTCAGAGGTCAACCAAGTTGGTCACTTTCTTGGGGAAAGGTGGGTCCGGAAAGACCACCTCCGCCGTTTTCGCCGCTCAGGTATCTCTGTAAT CATTTTGCAATGGCAGGGTTTAGCACATGCTTGGTGATACACACACAAGATCCCACTGCTGAGTTCCTTCTAAACCGAAAAATCGGAACTTCTCCAACATTGTGCAGCCCCAACCTTTCTGCTCTTAGATTTGAAACCACCAAA ATGCTTTTAGGACCTCTGAAACAGCTAAAGCAAGCGGATGCGCGCCTTAATATGACGCAAGGAGTTCTGGAAGGG ATTGTCGGAGAAGAGCTTGGGGTGCTTCCTGGGATGGACCCTATATTTTCCGCATTAGCGCTTGAGAGGCTTGTTCAATTCTTTAGGAATGTGGCACAAAGATACCGCAACGAAGATAATTTTGATGTAATAATATATGATGGTATGAGCTCTGAGGAAATGCTGCGGATGATTGGTGCAGCTAGAAAAGCAAG GTTGTACTTGAAATACCTGCGGAACACGGCTGAGAAAACTGACCTTGGGAGGTTTGCCGGCCCTTCAGTTCTGAGACTGGTGGACGAAGCCATGAGTATAAGCAGCAGTACACCTCATCTCAATGGGAAAATGAGTGCAGAAATATGGGACAGTCTGGAACAAATGTTGGAG AGAGGGTCATCTGCTTTCTCAGAACCTGAAAAATTTGGCTGCTTCCTAGTGATTGACCCAGACAACCCAATGTCCGTTCATGCTGCATTACGCTATTGGGGTTGCACAATCCAAGCTGGTGCACAGGTTTCCGGAGCCTTTGCTATTGCTTCACGACATAAAAACACAGAATCAGAGGAAAGACTCAAGAAAAACTTTTCACCCTTGCCTTTTGCTAGCATTCCAAATATTTCCTTGGGTTCCCCTCTAGATTGGAATGCGATCATACAGGACACGTTCAGTGAAAGTGCACGAAATCTGCTTTCTATGACAGCAAGTGGCGGTGGTAACCTAACGCCCTCAGTAAAGTTTGATGCAGCCAGAAAATCAGTAACCCTTTTCATGCCAGGTTTTGACAAGTCAGAGATCAAGCTATACCAA TATAGGGGAGGATCTGAGTTGCTGGTGGAAGCAGGGGATCAAAGACGCGTAATTCATCTGCCTTCGAAAATTCAAGGGAAGGTTGGAGGTGCCAAGTTCATGGACAGAAATCTTGTAATCACAATGCGATAG
- the LOC139190445 gene encoding uncharacterized mitochondrial protein AtMg00810-like — protein MDVKNAFLHGELEEDVYMRLPPGHSQSHKQDVVCKLHKSIYGLKQSPRAWYAKLSSVLISVGFGRSNADSSLFVRSGTAGTLVVLVYVDDLIITGDNPEEIKELKHSLQQRFAIKDLGVLRYFLGIEMATSHKGLFLNQRKYVLYLLKEENMSDAKLVPTPLDIKLKLSLEGQPLPNISYYQRLVGKLIYLTITRPDITYVVSIVSQFMHSPTMEHFNLVKRILRYLKGSVGRGIIMKNNTSTQITGYCDADWAGNSIDRKSTMGYCTFVGGNLVSWKSKKQTVVARSSAEAEYRAMASTVCELIWLKGLLCDLGVFNHQSMSLLCDNQDAMHIASNPVFHERTKHIEVDCHYVRTQVQSQVIQTHFVRSSDQLADLFTKSLASHQFQLLLGKLGSINLLDPA, from the coding sequence atggatgtaaaaaacgCCTTCTTACATGGTGAGCTTGAAGAAGACGTCTACATGAGATTACCACCGGGTCACTCTCAAAGTCATAAACAGGATGTTGTGTGTAAACTGCACAAATCAATTTATGGCCTTAAACAATCACCGAGAGCCTGGTATGCTAAGCTTAGTTCAGTCCTTATCAGTGTTGGTTTTGGAAGAAGCAATGCGGACTCTTCTTTATTTGTACGCTCAGGCACCGCTGGTACATTGGTTGTTcttgtgtatgttgatgactTGATCATCACCGGAGATAACCCTGAAGAAATCAAAGAACTCAAGCATTCTCTTCAGCAACGCTTTGCAATAAAAGATCTTGGTGTACTGAGATACTTCCTTGGCATCGAAATGGCTACCTCTCACAAGGGCTTATTCCTTAACCAGCGTAAATATGTTCTTTATCTCCTTAAGGAAgaaaacatgagtgatgctaaaCTGGTCCCTACACCTCTCGACATTAAACTTAAGCTCAGCTTAGAGGGTCAACCTCTTCCGAACATAAGCTATTATCAGCGGTTGGTTGGTAAGTTGATATATCTGACCATCACAAGGCCCGACATTACCTATGTTGTCAGTATTGTTAGCCAATTTATGCACTCTCCCACGATGGAACACTTTAACCTAGTCAAAAGGATACTTCGGTATCTAAAAGGTTCTGTGGGACGTGGTATAATCATGAAGAACAATACAAGCACTCAGATTACAGGTTAttgtgatgcagattgggctggcAATTCCATTGATCGTAAGTCTACAATGGGATATTGCACGTTTGTGGGAGGCAACCTTGTCTcatggaaaagcaaaaaacaaactgTCGTTGCAAGATCCAGTGCTGAGGCAGAATATCGGGCCATGGCATCTACTGTGTGTGAACTAATTTGGCTCAAAGGTTTACTGTGTGActtaggtgttttcaatcatcaATCCATGTCTCTTTTATGTGACAATCAGGATGCAATGCACATTGCTTCCAACCCAGTTTTTCACGAGAGAACCAAGCACATTGAAGTCGATTGTCACTATGTTCGTACACAAGTTCAATCTCAGGTTATCCAAACGCATTTTGTAAGGAGCTCGGATCAACTTGCGGACCTATTCACCAAATCATTGGCCTCTCATCAATTTCAGCTTCTCCTTGGCAAGCTTGGATCCATCAACCTTttggatccagcttga
- the LOC103451689 gene encoding protein CHUP1, chloroplastic, translated as MIVRLSLLVAATIAAIAARQHSIKNSGSSASTGRHSENGKANSNHQSEKEDEEQLTYSDDSLREKHKEEEEEEEEEEEDEEEVKLISSVFNRASDIGDEDILPEFEDLLSGEIEIPLPVNKTDTKEKDIYEAEMANNASELERLRNLVKELEEREVKLEGELLEYYGLKEQESDVDELQRQLKIKTMEIGMLNITINSLQSERKKLQEELTWGASAKKELEAARYKIKELQRQIQLDANQTKGQLLLLKQQVTNLQAKEEEAVKKDAEIEKKLKAVNQLEVEVVELKRKNKELQIEKRELTIKLNAAEARVATLSNMTETEMVANVREEVNNLKHANEDLSKQVEGLQMNRFSEVEELVYLRWVNACLRYELRNYQTPQGKVSARDLNKNLSPKSQEKAKQLMLEYAGSERGQGDTDLESNFSHPSSPGSEDFDNVSIDSSTSRYSNLSKKPGIMQKLKRWGKSKDDSSVRSSPARSLSGGSPSRPSMSVRPRGPLESLMIRNASDSVAITTFGKVDQELNDSPQTPTLPNIRTQMSSSDSPNSVASSFQLMSKSVEGVLDEKYPAYKDRHRLALEREKQIKERAEQARVEKFGDKSSVSLSYEPRAKAEKERSVALPPKLAHIKEKAVISGNSSNQSNDGNADGNAVDPQVITKMKLAQIEKRPPRVPRPPPKASGGAPVGTTPGPPSGVPPPPPGGPPPPPPPPGGPPRPPPPPGSLPKGASGGDKVHRAPELVEFYQSLMKREAKKDTSSLISSSSNVSDARSNMIGEIENKSSFLLAVKADVEAQGDFVMSLAAEVRAAFFTNIEDLVAFVNWLDEELSFLVDERAVLKHFDWPEGKVDALREAAFEYQDLMKLEKQVSTFVDDPKLPCEAALKKMYSLLEKVEQSVYALLRTRDMAISRCKEFGIPVDWLLDSGVVGKIKLSSVQLARKYMKRVASELDALSGPEKEPNREFILLQGVRFAFRVHQFAGGFDAESMKAFEELRGRVHGQTEETNQES; from the exons CATCAGCCTCAACAGGCAGGCATTCAG AAAATGGTAAAGCAAACAGTAACCATCAAAGCGAGAAGGAAGACGAAGAGCAACTTACATATTCTGATGATAGCCTCAGAGAAAAGCAT aaagaagaagaagaggaggaggaggaggaggaagaagacgagGAAGAGGTTAAGTTAATTAGCAGTGTATTTAACCGTGCTAGTGATATCGGAGATGAAGATATTTTACCTGAATTTGAAGATCTTTTATCCGGGGAGATTGAAATCCCATTACCTGTTAACAAGACAGATACAAAAGAGAAAGACATATATGAAGCTGAGATGGCAAATAATGCAAGTGAGCTGGAAAGGTTGCGTAATCTGGTAAAGGAATTGGAGGAAAGAGAAGTAAAGCTTGAAGGTGAATTACTTGAGTACTATGGATTGAAGGAACAAGAATCAGACGTTGATGAATTACAACGGCAACTCAAGATTAAGACAATGGAGATTGGCATGCTCAATATTACTATTAACTCTCTGCAGTCTGAGAGGAAGAAGCTTCAAGAAGAGCTTACATGGGGAGCTTCCGCCAAGAAGGAGCTAGAGGCAGCCAGGTACAAAATCAAGGAATTGCAGAGGCAGATTCAGCTCGATGCTAACCAGACAAAAGGCCAGTTACTGTTGCTCAAACAACAAGTTACTAATTTACAGGCTAAAGAGGAAGAAGCCGTCAAGAAAGATGCTGAAATTGAAAAGAAGCTGAAAGCTGTGAATCAATTAGAGGTGGAAGTCGTGGAGCTTAAGAGAAAGAACAAAGAACTTCAAATCGAAAAGAGAGAACTAACTATTAAGTTGAATGCTGCTGAAGCAAGAGTAGCAACCCTCTCCAACATGACGGAG ACTGAAATGGTTGCTAATGTAAGAGAGGAGGTTAATAATTTAAAGCATGCAAATGAGGACCTATCGAAGCAGGTGGAAGGCCTTCAAATGAATAGGTTCAGTGAAGTTGAAGAGCTAGTGTACCTCCGTTGGGTAAATGCATGCTTGAGGTATGAGCTCCGGAACTATCAGACACCCCAAGGAAAGGTATCCGCTCGTGATCTAAACAAGAATCTGAGCCCCAAATCGCAGGAGAAGGCCAAACAACTGATGTTGGAGTATGCAGGATCAGAGCGTGGACAAGGGGATACAGATCTTGAGAGCAACTTCTCTCATCCGTCGTCCCCTGGAAGTGAAGATTTTGACAATGTTTCTATTGATAGTTCCACGAGTCGATATAGTAATCTCAGCAAGAAACCTGGTATAATGCAAAAGCTGAAAAGGTGGGGGAAAAGCAAAGACGATTCTAGTGTTCGTTCATCACCAGCTAGATCTTTGTCTGGAGGCTCTCCAAGCAGACCAAGTATGAGCGTTCGACCAAGGGGTCCCCTGGAATCCTTGATGATTAGGAATGCAAGCGACAGTGTTGCCATCACTACATTTGGGAAGGTGGATCAGGAACTTAATGATTCCCCTCAAACTCCCACTCTTCCGAACATTAGAACACAGATGTCTTCTAGCGACTCACCTAATTCTGTGGCATCATCTTTCCAGTTGATGTCGAAGTCAGTTGAAGGAGTTCTAGATGAGAAATATCCTGCTTACAAAGACCGGCATAGGTTggccttagagagagagaagcaaatTAAGGAAAGGGCAGAGCAAGCAAGGGTAGAGAAGTTTGGCGACAAATCAAGTGTAAGTTTGAGCTACGAGCCTAGAGCCAAGGCTGAAAAGGAGAGATCAGTAGCTTTACCACCAAAACTTGCCCATATCAAGGAAAAGGCAGTTATTTCTGGCAATTCAAGCAACCAAAGTAATGATGGTAACGCCGATGGTAATGCTGTTGATCCTCAAGTAATAACCAAGATGAAACTTGCCCAAATTGAGAAAAGGCCTCCTCGGGTACCTCGCCCGCCTCCTAAGGCATCTGGAGGTGCCCCTGTTGGTACAACTCCCGGTCCCCCAAGTGGAGTACCACCTCCTCCACCTGGTGGcccaccgccaccgccaccaccacctgGTGGACCACCTCGTCCACCACCTCCACCAGGAAGCCTGCCTAAGGGGGCAAGTGGTGGTGATAAAGTACACCGCGCTCCTGAGCTGGTTGAATTCTATCAGTCATTGATGAAACGTGAAGCAAAGAAGGATACATCGTCTTTAATATCTTCATCATCTAATGTATCCGATGCGAGGAGCAATATGATTGGGGAGATTGAGAACAAATCATCATTCCTTTTAGCT GTGAAAGCTGATGTAGAAGCTCAAGGTGATTTTGTCATGTCGTTGGCAGCAGAAGTTCGAGCAGCTTTCTTCACAAACATAGAAGATCTTGTAGCATTTGTGAACTGGCTAGATGAAGAGCTCTCCTTCTTG GTTGACGAAAGGGCTGTCCTCAAGCACTTTGATTGGCCTGAAGGAAAAGTGGATGCACTAAGAGAAGCAGCTTTTGAGTACCAAGACTTGATGAAATTGGAGAAGCAAGTCTCCACTTTTGTTGATGATCCCAAACTCCCATGTGAAGCTGCTCTGAAGAAGATGTATTCGTTGCTTGAGAA GGTGGAACAGAGTGTATATGCTCTCTTGCGTACAAGAGACATGGCCATTTCACGGTGCAAGGAGTTTGGAATTCCAGTCGATTGGTTATTGGATTCAGGGGTTGTCGGCAAG ATCAAGCTCTCATCTGTGCAATTGGCAAGAAAGTATATGAAACGTGTAGCTTCGGAACTTGATGCATTGAGTGGACCTGAGAAGGAACCAAACAGAGAGTTTATACTACTTCAAGGCGTGCGTTTTGCTTTCCGAGTTCATCAG TTTGCTGGAGGCTTTGATGCAGAGAGCATGAAGGCGTTCGAAGAGCTAAGGGGCCGTGTCCATGGACAAACAGAAGAAACTAATCAGGAATCATGA
- the LOC103414417 gene encoding F-box protein At2g26160-like, with amino-acid sequence MNPFRKAVAPVLLPPLDNPNAGPSGSFYFYGWFPKVILHGEPAMNNRDSKYAVVAIYDRISDHSDHRLAFFEEGQKSWTYIDNQENYLSDAIIYKNQVYGVGQSGAIWSFNFNSKPPKAKVLTPNHSRFAIKGYLVESTKGDLLHVRRFLKEEAKEFWTEGFHVHKLVFKGKDESAVEQVEVKSIGGEAIFVGDNYSMSVLASDHPGLQPNCIYYTDDLEEVADEPQYFYYNGPSDMGIFNLEDETIARHYSPSPRSINNPAALWIVPPSNEFC; translated from the coding sequence ATGAACCCTTTCAGAAAAGCAGTGGCTCCCGTTCTTCTCCCTCCCTTGGATAACCCCAATGCCGGTCCTTCTGGTTCCTTCTATTTCTATGGTTGGTTCCCAAAGGTTATCTTACACGGTGAGCCTGCTATGAATAATCGAGACAGTAAATATGCTGTTGTAGCAATCTACGACAGAATAAGTGATCATAGTGATCATAGGTTGGCTTTCTTTGAAGAGGGACAAAAGAGTTGGACTTACATCGACAACCAAGAGAACTATCTCAGTGATGCTATAATTTATAAAAACCAAGTCTACGGAGTTGGTCAATCGGGAGCGATTTGGTCATTCAACTTTAATAGCAAGCCGCCAAAAGCAAAGGTTCTTACACCTAACCATAGTCGCTTCGCAATTAAGGGATATCTTGTGGAATCGACTAAGGGAGACCTATTGCATGTTCGAAGATTTTTGAAAGAGGAGGCCAAGGAGTTCTGGACTGAAGGCTTCCATGTTCACAAGTTGGTGTTCAAGGGGAAGGACGAATCTGCTGTGGAGCAAGTTGAGGTAAAAAGCATTGGTGGTGAGGCCATATTTGTGGGTGACAACTATTCAATGTCTGTATTGGCTTCAGACCATCCCGGGCTTCAACCAAATTGCATATACTACACCGATGATTTGGAAGAAGTTGCGGACGAACCGCAGTATTTTTATTACAACGGACCAAGTGACATGGGCATCTTCAATTTAGAGGATGAGACCATCGCAAGACACTACTCTCCAAGTCCTCGGAGCATTAATAATCCAGCTGCCCTTTGGATTGTACCACCGTCTAACGAATTCTGCTAA